In Meiothermus ruber DSM 1279, the following proteins share a genomic window:
- a CDS encoding heavy metal translocating P-type ATPase, with the protein MNAVFTPSTTIQTQRPPFWSHEVNRGFLLSGLTLLGVVGGFLAKGYGLGWLQDGLWALAFLAGGIPAAHKAILSLVQQRKLDVDLLMVVAALGAASVGQAGDGAILLFLFSLSNTLQSWAMNRTRRAIEALMTLHPEGANVLLPDGSEQWKPLDALSPGDILVVRPGERFAADGLVVDGYTDVDESALTGESVPVDKKPGDPVRSGTLNGHGVVRVRVERPASESTLAKLIKLVENAQASKSRTERFAERFEGPYTIAVLLSAPVVFAVAHLVFGLEAAQAWYRAMTFLVVASPCAVVIATPAAVLSAMAAGARAGALFKSGAALEALAKANIFVFDKTGTLTEGRMKLVQVVVLQGSEAEARALAAGIERYSEHPIAQAIAQSWEGPTPAISQVRAIRGHGVVGALADGTPVWVGNRRLLTSLEVGLEPPVERQLEAMENQGLTTAILGLDRRIVALLGVADTPRPEAAQAIAKLQRQGARVIMLTGDRKAVAQNIAAQVGISEVYAELLPEDKLERIQQLRQEGTVVMVGDGLNDAPALNAADVGVSMAAGADVSLESADLVLMKNDLNRLVGAQQLARATARTVYFNLSFALGIIIVVGAFALAGQVPLPLGVVAHEGGTVFVVLVGLRLLAHRLGN; encoded by the coding sequence ATGAATGCAGTCTTCACGCCGTCCACAACGATACAAACCCAACGGCCACCGTTTTGGAGCCACGAGGTCAACCGGGGGTTTTTACTCTCCGGCCTCACCCTGCTGGGTGTGGTGGGGGGCTTTCTGGCTAAAGGCTATGGGCTGGGTTGGCTGCAAGACGGCCTGTGGGCGCTGGCTTTTTTAGCAGGTGGAATACCGGCAGCGCACAAAGCCATCCTGAGCCTGGTACAGCAGCGGAAGCTGGACGTGGATCTCCTGATGGTGGTAGCAGCCCTGGGCGCGGCCTCAGTGGGCCAGGCGGGGGATGGGGCCATCCTGCTTTTTTTGTTCAGCCTCTCCAACACCCTGCAAAGCTGGGCCATGAACCGCACCCGACGGGCCATCGAGGCCCTCATGACCCTGCACCCCGAAGGGGCCAATGTATTACTCCCCGACGGAAGCGAGCAGTGGAAGCCATTGGATGCTCTATCGCCCGGCGACATCCTGGTCGTGCGCCCCGGTGAGCGTTTCGCCGCCGACGGCCTGGTGGTGGATGGGTACACCGACGTCGACGAAAGCGCCCTTACCGGCGAGAGCGTTCCGGTAGACAAAAAACCCGGTGATCCTGTAAGAAGCGGTACCCTCAACGGACACGGAGTGGTGCGGGTGCGGGTTGAGCGTCCGGCCAGCGAAAGCACCCTGGCCAAGCTGATCAAGCTGGTGGAAAACGCCCAGGCTAGCAAAAGCCGTACCGAACGTTTCGCTGAGCGTTTCGAGGGTCCTTACACCATTGCAGTACTGCTCTCGGCCCCGGTGGTGTTCGCGGTGGCCCACCTGGTGTTTGGCCTCGAGGCGGCTCAAGCCTGGTACCGCGCCATGACCTTCCTGGTGGTGGCCAGCCCCTGCGCGGTGGTCATTGCCACGCCAGCCGCGGTGCTGTCGGCTATGGCTGCCGGCGCCCGGGCCGGGGCGCTATTCAAAAGCGGAGCAGCTTTGGAAGCTCTGGCCAAAGCCAACATCTTTGTCTTTGATAAAACTGGCACCCTCACCGAAGGGCGCATGAAGCTGGTGCAGGTCGTCGTGCTGCAAGGCAGCGAGGCTGAGGCCAGAGCCCTGGCAGCCGGAATTGAGCGCTACAGCGAGCACCCCATCGCCCAGGCCATCGCCCAGAGCTGGGAGGGCCCCACCCCAGCGATCAGCCAGGTACGGGCCATACGGGGCCACGGGGTGGTGGGGGCTCTGGCCGACGGCACGCCGGTCTGGGTGGGCAACCGCCGTCTTTTAACCAGCCTGGAGGTGGGCCTCGAGCCCCCGGTCGAGCGTCAGCTCGAGGCCATGGAAAACCAAGGCCTGACCACCGCCATTCTGGGCCTAGATCGTCGTATCGTGGCTTTGTTGGGTGTGGCCGATACCCCCCGCCCAGAGGCCGCCCAGGCCATCGCCAAGCTCCAGCGACAGGGCGCGCGGGTCATCATGCTCACCGGCGATCGCAAGGCCGTGGCGCAGAATATCGCTGCACAGGTGGGCATTTCAGAGGTCTACGCCGAGCTTTTACCCGAGGACAAGCTCGAGCGCATCCAGCAACTCCGCCAAGAAGGCACAGTGGTCATGGTTGGGGACGGCCTTAACGACGCCCCTGCGCTCAACGCTGCCGACGTGGGGGTCTCGATGGCCGCAGGTGCCGATGTTTCACTGGAGAGCGCCGATCTGGTGCTTATGAAAAACGACCTCAACCGCCTGGTCGGGGCTCAGCAACTGGCCCGCGCCACCGCCCGCACCGTCTATTTCAACCTGAGCTTTGCCCTTGGCATCATCATCGTGGTGGGGGCTTTTGCCCTGGCCGGCCAGGTACCCCTCCCGCTGGGGGTGGTGGCCCACGAGGGCGGCACGGTGTTTGTGGTCTTGGTCGGCCTGCGTCTACTGGCCCACCGGCTGGGCAACTAG
- a CDS encoding SpoIID/LytB domain-containing protein: protein MRRVLWMGLLLLGFAQAQPDLLLRVLLAEAPSATVRLGPHRQQTAYGARDVGTGQFRVTAGPGEVLVDGLSAGPWVEFVAAEGFALEGRSYRGNLLAVWQAGRVLLVNRVWLEDYLLGVVPAEVPASFPDAVLQAQAILARTFALYRLNPRGLYDLCATERCQVYLGRSAENPRHSSAVYATRSLIVSFNQKPITAVYHADSGGYTAASAEVWGNTVPYLVARPDPFAVSPNSSWSRTLTPEAVARGLAGLGMQVGVVQAVTPLLVSESGRPLRLRIVGNSGSVELDAPQSTRLLRGLGLPSTRVRFEGWQVFGQGSGHGVGMSQWGARGLALQGWDFRQILGYYYPGTFLSSFEVVAGLREKLRLAGYPLGPVYSALGLARFPDAGSAGVGVDAFSGGLKPHRVKWPVGLELAGEELKDD, encoded by the coding sequence ATGAGGCGCGTTTTATGGATGGGGCTGCTCCTGCTGGGGTTTGCACAAGCCCAGCCAGACCTGCTGCTGCGGGTTTTGTTGGCCGAAGCCCCGTCGGCTACCGTTCGACTGGGGCCTCACCGGCAGCAGACAGCCTATGGGGCTCGAGATGTGGGCACGGGCCAGTTTCGAGTAACGGCCGGCCCGGGCGAGGTGTTGGTGGATGGGCTTAGCGCGGGCCCGTGGGTTGAGTTTGTGGCCGCTGAAGGTTTTGCCTTGGAGGGCCGTAGCTACCGGGGAAACCTGCTGGCGGTGTGGCAGGCGGGGCGGGTGTTGCTGGTCAACCGGGTCTGGCTCGAAGACTACCTGCTGGGGGTTGTGCCGGCCGAGGTGCCGGCCTCTTTCCCGGACGCGGTCTTGCAAGCCCAGGCCATCCTGGCCCGTACTTTTGCCTTATACCGGCTTAATCCCCGGGGCCTCTACGATCTATGCGCTACCGAGCGCTGTCAGGTTTATCTGGGGCGCTCGGCGGAAAACCCCCGGCACTCGAGCGCGGTGTATGCTACCCGCTCGCTGATCGTGAGCTTCAACCAAAAACCAATTACCGCGGTCTACCATGCCGACTCAGGCGGCTACACAGCGGCTTCCGCTGAAGTCTGGGGCAACACCGTCCCCTATCTGGTAGCCCGGCCCGACCCCTTTGCGGTGAGCCCCAACAGTAGCTGGAGCCGTACCCTGACGCCCGAAGCGGTGGCGCGGGGCCTGGCTGGGCTGGGTATGCAGGTTGGGGTGGTGCAGGCGGTGACCCCGCTGCTGGTAAGTGAGAGCGGCCGTCCCCTACGCCTGCGCATCGTGGGGAATAGCGGCAGCGTGGAGCTCGATGCACCACAGTCTACCCGCCTGCTGCGGGGTTTGGGGCTGCCTTCCACCCGTGTGCGCTTTGAGGGCTGGCAGGTGTTTGGACAGGGCAGCGGCCACGGGGTGGGCATGAGCCAGTGGGGGGCTCGAGGGCTGGCATTACAGGGCTGGGACTTCCGCCAGATTCTGGGCTACTACTACCCCGGAACCTTCCTCAGCAGCTTTGAGGTGGTGGCCGGCCTGAGGGAGAAGCTCCGCCTGGCCGGATACCCATTGGGGCCGGTTTATAGCGCTTTGGGGTTGGCGCGCTTCCCAGATGCCGGTTCTGCGGGGGTTGGGGTGGATGCCTTTTCAGGTGGGCTTAAGCCACATCGCGTAAAGTGGCCTGTGGGGCTCGAGCTCGCCGGGGAAGAACTGAAGGATGATTGA
- a CDS encoding aminotransferase class IV, whose protein sequence is MKYASINGTIIEHDKASLHISDLGLRRGYAVFEFFRILRGVPVFLEDHLERFERSARLLELTPPFGREKLEGLIRELIELNNLREAGIQMLLTGGYSPDAFTPGQPNLIIAPMAVTPPPAQLYQQGGKVILHQNLRELPEAKTTDYLVAVKLAKRVRAEGATEVIYHDGKTVYEGGRSSLLIIQQGTLITAQAGVLPGITRKHLLEVARPILPIQERPITLAELYSADEVLLTGATRQVMPITQIEDRRVGDGQVGPYSQQLMKAFQEHLDAYLNHRMVLR, encoded by the coding sequence GTGAAATACGCCAGCATCAACGGAACCATCATCGAACACGACAAGGCCAGCCTGCACATCTCCGACCTGGGCCTGCGGCGGGGGTATGCGGTATTCGAGTTTTTCCGCATTTTGCGGGGTGTTCCGGTGTTTCTGGAGGATCACCTCGAGCGCTTCGAGCGCTCGGCCCGGCTGCTGGAGCTTACCCCACCCTTCGGGCGGGAAAAGCTCGAGGGCCTGATTCGGGAGCTGATAGAGCTCAACAACCTGCGGGAAGCCGGCATCCAGATGCTGCTCACCGGGGGCTACTCCCCCGATGCCTTCACCCCCGGCCAGCCCAACCTGATCATCGCGCCCATGGCGGTCACCCCACCCCCAGCCCAGCTCTACCAGCAGGGGGGCAAGGTCATCCTGCACCAGAACCTGCGCGAGCTGCCCGAGGCCAAAACCACCGACTACCTGGTCGCGGTGAAGCTCGCCAAACGGGTGCGGGCCGAGGGGGCCACCGAGGTGATCTATCACGATGGAAAAACCGTGTACGAGGGCGGGCGCAGCAGCCTGTTGATCATCCAGCAGGGCACCCTGATCACCGCCCAGGCGGGCGTGCTGCCGGGCATCACCCGCAAGCACCTGCTGGAGGTGGCCCGTCCGATTTTGCCCATCCAGGAGCGGCCCATCACCCTGGCTGAACTCTACTCCGCCGACGAGGTGCTGCTGACCGGGGCCACCCGGCAGGTCATGCCCATCACCCAGATTGAAGATCGGCGGGTGGGCGATGGGCAGGTAGGGCCTTACAGCCAGCAGTTGATGAAAGCCTTCCAGGAGCACCTCGATGCCTATCTGAACCACCGCATGGTGCTGCGCTGA